The Astyanax mexicanus isolate ESR-SI-001 unplaced genomic scaffold, AstMex3_surface scaffold_32, whole genome shotgun sequence genome has a segment encoding these proteins:
- the LOC103029959 gene encoding G protein-regulated inducer of neurite outgrowth 1 isoform X1 produces the protein MTHIMVDTKPTEACKHSEAGTQEDTPAISPTLGAKMDQVHSGVPRDSALLEGLSTHSGLAHQDSAHQHQLGGGSDGHARRERFTSDRQQASQEITILVTNHEAQGVEIAEAEKIEIPLNLELIPSAECTTPTEDDSLDGSKVVEDLIKLSELQETSMISNSSAVQSASLVERDQSGEVHIEQNKFPADSKTSDRTDSVELSQRKQNQLPEQPQHVQTQVSLDAIYQSVATSPMTPPQGSAGFFFPYSLAKLGTSGESEAVPPVHMKDAELQVGAQVEYRSVATAPMTPVTKTAPDLQLGTRSVATAPMTPIATTAPELPVETRSVATAPMTPLATTAPELPIETRSVATNPMTPLATTAPELPVETRSIATAPMTPLATTAPELQVETRSIATAPMTPLATTAPELHIETRSIATAPMTPLATTAPELHIETRSIATAPMTPLTTTAPDLQVETHSIATGPMTPLATTAPELQFGTRSIATAPMTPLATTAPELQFGTRSIATAPMTPLATTAPELQVATHSIATGPMTPLVTTAPELGLGTRSIATAPMTPLVTTAPELQLGTRSIATAPMTPLATTAPELHLGTRSIATAPMTPLATTAPELQVETQSIATDPMTPIATTAPELQVETRSVATAPMTPIATRPPQLQVETRSIATAPMTPIATRPPQLQIETRSIATAPMTPIATRPPQLQIETRSIATAPMTPIATRPPQLQIETRSIATAPMTPIVRKPPELQVHSMATSPMSPIVLSSPELVPQPEPRAEPRPEELVEPIQDVSWDEKGMTWEVYGAVVEVTVLGTAIQKHLEKQVKKQRKLSAGTPASNVTDAPTPFPSSPPATSASSRCSSSRGSKKKEEPRGQRARRRQNPLRFFARNVRRPSCCSRAQSEERH, from the coding sequence ATGACCCACATTATGGTGGATACAAAGCCAACGGAAGCCTGTAAACACTCTGAAGCAGGTACTCAGGAAGATACCCCCGCCATCTCCCCAACGTTAGGGGCCAAAATGGACCAGGTTCACTCAGGTGTCCCCCGGGACTCGGCACTACTGGAAGGTTTAAGCACTCATTCAGGACTTGCTCATCAGGACAGTGCTCATCAGCATCAACTCGGCGGGGGTAGTGATGGACATGCACGTAGAGAGCGCTTCACCTCCGACCGACAACAGGCCAGCCAAGAAATCACCATTCTGGTGACCAATCATGAGGCGCAAGGAGTTGAGATTGCAGAAGCTGAGAAAATCGAAATTCCTCTCAATCTTGAGTTAATCCCTTCAGCTGAGTGCACAACACCAACTGAAGATGATAGCTTGGATGGTTCCAAGGTTGTGGAGGACCTAATCAAGCTCAGTGAGCTGCAAGAAACCAGCATGATCAGCAATAGTTCAGCAGTGCAAAGTGCCAGCTTGGTTGAGCGTGACCAAAGTGGAGAAGTTCATATTGAACAAAACAAGTTTCCTGCAGACTCCAAAACTTCAGATCGCACAGACTCAGTGGAACTTTCACAGCGGAAGCAGAACCAGCTACCTGAGCAACCGCAGCATGTGCAGACACAAGTGAGCCTGGATGCCATATATCAATCAGTGGCCACCAGTCCCATGACCCCTCCTCAGGGTTCTGCTGGTTTCTTCTTTCCGTACTCTCTTGCCAAGCTTGGGACCAGTGGAGAAAGTGAAGCAGTGCCACCAGTCCACATGAAAGACGCCGAGCTTCAGGTTGGTGCACAGGTGGAGTACCGATCAGTAGCCACAGCTCCTATGACACCTGTTACAAAAACTGCCCCTGACCTACAGTTGGGGACTCGGTCAGTTGCCACAGCTCCCATGACTCCCATAGCCACAACTGCACCTGAACTGCCCGTGGAGACTCGATCAGTTGCAACAGCTCCAATGACTCCCCTTGCAACAACTGCACCTGAACTGCCCATAGAGACTCGATCAGTTGCCACTAATCCAATGACTCCCCTTGCAACAACTGCACCTGAACTGCCCGTAGAAACTCGATCAATTGCCACTGCTCCTATGACCCCTCTTGCAACTACAGCCCCTGAACTTCAAGTAGAGACTCGATCGATTGCAACAGCTCCCATGACCCCTCTCGCAACAACTGCACCTGAACTGCATATAGAGACTCGATCGATTGCAACAGCTCCCATGACCCCTCTCGCAACAACTGCACCTGAACTGCATATAGAGACTCGATCGATTGCTACAGCTCCCATGACCCCTCTTACAACAACTGCACCTGATCTGCAAGTGGAGACTCATTCAATTGCAACAGGTCCTATGACTCCTCTTGCGACAACTGCCCCAGAACTGCAATTCGGGACTCGATCAATTGCCACAGCTCCTATGACTCCTCTTGCGACAACTGCCCCAGAACTGCAATTTGGGACTCGGTCGATTGCAACAGCTCCTATGACTCCTCTTGCAACAACAGCACCTGAACTTCAAGTAGCGACTCACTCAATTGCAACAGGTCCTATGACTCCTCTTGTAACAACTGCACCTGAACTGGGATTGGGGACTCGATCAATTGCCACAGCTCCCATGACCCCCCTTGTGACAACTGCCCCTGAACTGCAATTGGGGACTCGATCAATTGCCACAGCTCCCATGACTCCCCTTGCGACAACTGCCCCTGAACTACATTTGGGGACTCGATCGATTGCAACTGCTCCCATGACCCCTCTTGCAACAACTGCccctgaactgcaagtagagactCAATCAATTGCAACAGATCCTATGACCCCCATTGCAACCACAGCACCTGAACTCCAGGTGGAGACTCGCTCAGTTGCCACAGCTCCAATGACCCCAATAGCGACAAGACCACCTCAACTGCAGGTGGAGACTCGCTCAATTGCTACAGCTCCCATGACGCCCATAGCAACAAGACCACCTCAACTGCAAATAGAGACTCGCTCAATTGCTACAGCTCCAATGACGCCCATAGCAACAAGACCACCTCAACTGCAAATAGAGACTCGCTCAATTGCTACAGCTCCCATGACCCCCATAGCAACAAGACCACCTCAACTGCAAATAGAGACTCGCTCAATTGCTACAGCTCCCATGACCCCCATTGTAAGAAAACCACCTGAACTGCAGGTGCACTCAATGGCCACAAGCCCTATGAGCCCCATAGTCCTTAGCTCACCTGAGCTGGTCCCACAACCTGAACCACGAGCTGAGCCGAGACCCGAGGAACTCGTAGAGCCCATACAGGATGTCAGCTGGGATGAAAAAGGAATGACTTGGGAGGTCTATGGTGCTGTGGTGGAGGTGACCGTTCTGGGCACTGCTATCCAGAAGCACCTGGAGAAACAAGTGAAGAAGCAAAGGAAGCTATCTGCAGGAACACCTGCTTCTAACGTCACAGACGCACCCACTCCATTCCCTTCCAGCCCACCTGCAACATCAGCATCTAGTCGCTGCAGTTCATCAAGAGGAAGCAAGAAAAAGGAAGAACCAAGAGGGCAGAGGGCCAGAAGAAGACAGAATCCTTTACGCTTTTTTGCCAGGAATGTTCGGAGGCCAAGCTGCTGCTCTCGAGCGCAATCTGAGGAAAGACACTGA
- the LOC103029959 gene encoding proteoglycan 4 isoform X2, producing the protein MTHIMVDTKPTEACKHSEAGTQEDTPAISPTLGAKMDQVHSGVPRDSALLEGLSTHSGLAHQDSAHQHQLGGGSDGHARRERFTSDRQQASQEITILVTNHEAQGVEIAEAEKIEIPLNLELIPSAECTTPTEDDSLDGSKVVEDLIKLSELQETSMISNSSAVQSASLVERDQSGEVHIEQNKFPADSKTSDRTDSVELSQRKQNQLPEQPQHVQTQVSLDAIYQSVATSPMTPPQGSAGFFFPYSLAKLGTSGESEAVPPVHMKDAELQVGAQVEYRSVATAPMTPVTKTAPDLQLGTRSVATAPMTPIATTAPELPVETRSVATAPMTPLATTAPELPIETRSVATNPMTPLATTAPELPVETRSIATAPMTPLATTAPELQVETRSIATAPMTPLATTAPELHIETRSIATAPMTPLATTAPELHIETRSIATAPMTPLTTTAPDLQVETHSIATAPMTPLATTAPELQFGTRSIATAPMTPLATTAPELQVATHSIATGPMTPLVTTAPELGLGTRSIATAPMTPLVTTAPELQLGTRSIATAPMTPLATTAPELHLGTRSIATAPMTPLATTAPELQVETQSIATDPMTPIATTAPELQVETRSVATAPMTPIATRPPQLQVETRSIATAPMTPIATRPPQLQIETRSIATAPMTPIATRPPQLQIETRSIATAPMTPIATRPPQLQIETRSIATAPMTPIVRKPPELQVHSMATSPMSPIVLSSPELVPQPEPRAEPRPEELVEPIQDVSWDEKGMTWEVYGAVVEVTVLGTAIQKHLEKQVKKQRKLSAGTPASNVTDAPTPFPSSPPATSASSRCSSSRGSKKKEEPRGQRARRRQNPLRFFARNVRRPSCCSRAQSEERH; encoded by the exons ATGACCCACATTATGGTGGATACAAAGCCAACGGAAGCCTGTAAACACTCTGAAGCAGGTACTCAGGAAGATACCCCCGCCATCTCCCCAACGTTAGGGGCCAAAATGGACCAGGTTCACTCAGGTGTCCCCCGGGACTCGGCACTACTGGAAGGTTTAAGCACTCATTCAGGACTTGCTCATCAGGACAGTGCTCATCAGCATCAACTCGGCGGGGGTAGTGATGGACATGCACGTAGAGAGCGCTTCACCTCCGACCGACAACAGGCCAGCCAAGAAATCACCATTCTGGTGACCAATCATGAGGCGCAAGGAGTTGAGATTGCAGAAGCTGAGAAAATCGAAATTCCTCTCAATCTTGAGTTAATCCCTTCAGCTGAGTGCACAACACCAACTGAAGATGATAGCTTGGATGGTTCCAAGGTTGTGGAGGACCTAATCAAGCTCAGTGAGCTGCAAGAAACCAGCATGATCAGCAATAGTTCAGCAGTGCAAAGTGCCAGCTTGGTTGAGCGTGACCAAAGTGGAGAAGTTCATATTGAACAAAACAAGTTTCCTGCAGACTCCAAAACTTCAGATCGCACAGACTCAGTGGAACTTTCACAGCGGAAGCAGAACCAGCTACCTGAGCAACCGCAGCATGTGCAGACACAAGTGAGCCTGGATGCCATATATCAATCAGTGGCCACCAGTCCCATGACCCCTCCTCAGGGTTCTGCTGGTTTCTTCTTTCCGTACTCTCTTGCCAAGCTTGGGACCAGTGGAGAAAGTGAAGCAGTGCCACCAGTCCACATGAAAGACGCCGAGCTTCAGGTTGGTGCACAGGTGGAGTACCGATCAGTAGCCACAGCTCCTATGACACCTGTTACAAAAACTGCCCCTGACCTACAGTTGGGGACTCGGTCAGTTGCCACAGCTCCCATGACTCCCATAGCCACAACTGCACCTGAACTGCCCGTGGAGACTCGATCAGTTGCAACAGCTCCAATGACTCCCCTTGCAACAACTGCACCTGAACTGCCCATAGAGACTCGATCAGTTGCCACTAATCCAATGACTCCCCTTGCAACAACTGCACCTGAACTGCCCGTAGAAACTCGATCAATTGCCACTGCTCCTATGACCCCTCTTGCAACTACAGCCCCTGAACTTCAAGTAGAGACTCGATCGATTGCAACAGCTCCCATGACCCCTCTCGCAACAACTGCACCTGAACTGCATATAGAGACTCGATCGATTGCAACAGCTCCCATGACCCCTCTCGCAACAACTGCACCTGAACTGCATATAGAGACTCGATCGATTGCTACAGCTCCCATGACCCCTCTTACAACAACTGCACCTGATCTGCAAGTGGAGACTCATTCAATTGCAACAG CTCCTATGACTCCTCTTGCGACAACTGCCCCAGAACTGCAATTTGGGACTCGGTCGATTGCAACAGCTCCTATGACTCCTCTTGCAACAACAGCACCTGAACTTCAAGTAGCGACTCACTCAATTGCAACAGGTCCTATGACTCCTCTTGTAACAACTGCACCTGAACTGGGATTGGGGACTCGATCAATTGCCACAGCTCCCATGACCCCCCTTGTGACAACTGCCCCTGAACTGCAATTGGGGACTCGATCAATTGCCACAGCTCCCATGACTCCCCTTGCGACAACTGCCCCTGAACTACATTTGGGGACTCGATCGATTGCAACTGCTCCCATGACCCCTCTTGCAACAACTGCccctgaactgcaagtagagactCAATCAATTGCAACAGATCCTATGACCCCCATTGCAACCACAGCACCTGAACTCCAGGTGGAGACTCGCTCAGTTGCCACAGCTCCAATGACCCCAATAGCGACAAGACCACCTCAACTGCAGGTGGAGACTCGCTCAATTGCTACAGCTCCCATGACGCCCATAGCAACAAGACCACCTCAACTGCAAATAGAGACTCGCTCAATTGCTACAGCTCCAATGACGCCCATAGCAACAAGACCACCTCAACTGCAAATAGAGACTCGCTCAATTGCTACAGCTCCCATGACCCCCATAGCAACAAGACCACCTCAACTGCAAATAGAGACTCGCTCAATTGCTACAGCTCCCATGACCCCCATTGTAAGAAAACCACCTGAACTGCAGGTGCACTCAATGGCCACAAGCCCTATGAGCCCCATAGTCCTTAGCTCACCTGAGCTGGTCCCACAACCTGAACCACGAGCTGAGCCGAGACCCGAGGAACTCGTAGAGCCCATACAGGATGTCAGCTGGGATGAAAAAGGAATGACTTGGGAGGTCTATGGTGCTGTGGTGGAGGTGACCGTTCTGGGCACTGCTATCCAGAAGCACCTGGAGAAACAAGTGAAGAAGCAAAGGAAGCTATCTGCAGGAACACCTGCTTCTAACGTCACAGACGCACCCACTCCATTCCCTTCCAGCCCACCTGCAACATCAGCATCTAGTCGCTGCAGTTCATCAAGAGGAAGCAAGAAAAAGGAAGAACCAAGAGGGCAGAGGGCCAGAAGAAGACAGAATCCTTTACGCTTTTTTGCCAGGAATGTTCGGAGGCCAAGCTGCTGCTCTCGAGCGCAATCTGAGGAAAGACACTGA